Proteins encoded by one window of Juglans regia cultivar Chandler chromosome 15, Walnut 2.0, whole genome shotgun sequence:
- the LOC109002847 gene encoding high mobility group B protein 7 has product MATTGGVKGRKRVEASSEPQTATSSLLRAKDGSAFARCEECNKNVPVALISMHSCSLEAKIKLNLEAQVVEMSTESKKKPADRKKLGTTGPKAKKAKTEKKVKKGKDPNMPKRPPTAFFLFMDDFRKAYKEAHPDSKDVKVVAKEGGEKWRNLTEEEKKVYQDKASDLKTEYEKALESHNAEDEDGDGGSEKEVEGASDGE; this is encoded by the exons ATGGCTACTACTGGTGGAGTAAAGGGGAGGAAGAGAGTGGAGGCCTCTTCGGAGCCCCAGACTGCTACTTCTTCTCTCCTTCGCGCCAAAGATGGCAGCGCTTTTGCTCGATG tgaagagtgcaacaagaatgtTCCAGTGGCTCTCATAAGCATGCACAGTTGCAGCCTCGAAGCCAAAATCAAACTTAATCTCG AGGCTCAAGTCGTGGAGATGTCCACTGAATCCAAAAAGAAGCCTGCAGACAG GAAGAAATTAGGTACAACAGGACCTAAGGCAAAGAAAGCAAAAACtgagaagaaggtgaagaagGGCAAGGATCCAAACATGCCCAAGCGCCCTCCTACTGCCTTCTTTCTCTTcat GGATGACTTTAGAAAGGCCTATAAGGAAGCACATCCCGATTCCAAGGACGTCAAAGTG GTTGCAAAGGAGGGTGGAGAGAAGTGGAGAAACTTAACTGAAGAA GAGAAGAAAGTTTATCAGGATAAAGCTTCTGATCTTAAGACGGAGTATGAAAAGGCCTTGGAGAGTCATAATGCTGAAGATGAAGAT GGTGATGGAGGTTCAGAGAAGGAAGTGGAGGGAGCATCTGATGGAGAGTAG